The Couchioplanes caeruleus nucleotide sequence TCCGTTCCAGCTCACGGTCCATGCCCTCGAGCTCCGTCAGGTGGTGGCGCACACCGTACGCCTCGCTCGCGATGAGCAGCCGGTCGTCGTACGCCCGCACGACAGCGGCCAGCCACACGGCCGAGCCGGTCGTCGGCCCCCCGCACCGCTGCCGGCGCAGTCGGCGCAGGTCGGCGGCCACTTCGTCCAGGCAGGGTGGACCGCCGCTCGGGCGCAGGGCCGGGCCGGGACCGCTCAGCCGGCGGTCCAGGCAGCGCAAGGCCCGGATGTCTCGCCGCCCGCCACGGGTCCACACCCGGCGCCGGGGCAGGGTGTCCGCGCAGACGACGACCGCCACGGCACAGGGCAGGCACAGCAGAACCGTGACGAGCACAACGACGTGCGTGATTGCCACGGGATGACGCTAAGCCGTCGGGACGGGAAACCGAGACAGCCGTTCGGATGACCCGGCCTGCCAGTTTCCGTATCCCGCAAAAATGACCGCCACCCGGGCCGGTCGCACCCGGCAAAAAGGACCGCCACGCAGCGCCGGTCGCGCCCGGGCGAGGGGATCTCCGGGCGGGCGCGTCAGCCGATCTGACGGTCGCGGCCGGCGAGGAAGCCGGCGATCATCTGCGGAACCATCAGTACGGCCATCAGCACCAGCGGTACCCTCCAGCTGCCGCTGTGCTGGTAGAGCGCCCCGACGATGATCGGGCCCGGGATGGACAGCAGGTAGCCGGTGCTCTGCGCGAACGCGGAGAGCCGTACGACCACCGCCGTGTTCCGCCCGCGCAGGGCGATCATCGTGAGGGCCAGCGGGAACGCGCAGTTGGAGACGCCGAGGAGCACGGCCCACACCCAGGGCGCCGCGGCGGGGGCGGCCCAGAGTCCGGCGTACCCGGCTATGCCGAAGAGTCCGGTGCCGACGGCGATGCCGCTCTGCCGGGGGAGGCGGCCGGCGACGGCCGAGAGGGCGAACGACAGCGGCACGCCGAGCACGGAGGTGACGGCGAAGAGCAGACCGGCGGTGCTCGCGGACAGGCCGGCGTCGCGGAAGACCTGCGGGAGCCAACCCATGATCACGTACGCCGCGGTGGACTGCAGCCCGAAGTAGACGGCGAGAGCCCACGCGACGGGCTGGTGCCGCAGCCGCATGTCCGGCGCGACGTCCGCGGCCGCCTGCGGATCTTCCCGTACGCGGTCCCGCGCGAGCATGATCCACGGCGGTACGGCCACCGCCGCGACGAGGGCCCACACGCCGAGGCCGAGCCGCCAGTCGCCGCCGAGCACGCCGGTCAGGGGCACGGTGACGGCCGCCGCGGTCGACGCCCCGAGGTTGAGCGCCACGCTGTAGAGGCCGGTCATGGCCCCCACCTTCAAAGGGAAGCGCTGCTTGACGACCACCGGCAGCAGCACGTTGGCGAGCGCGATGCCGGCCAGCGCGAGCGCGGTCAGCGCGATGAAGAGCGCGGTCCCGCCGGCGAAGGGGCGTACGGCGAGGCCGAGCACGAGCGCCACGGCACCCACCGCGACGGCACCGCCCGTGCCCCATCGGCGGGCGAGCATCGGCGCGGTCGACCCGATCAACGCGAAGCACACGGCCGGTACGGACGTCAGCAACCCCGCCACCGCGGCGCTCATCCCGAGGCTCGCCCGAACCTCTTCGAGCACCGGCCCGAGGCTGGTCACGGCCGGTCGCAGGTTGATCGCGGCCAGCACGAGCGCGGTCACTGCCAGGACAGGGGTGGCACGACGCCGGGTGTCCGCGCGGTCGGTGCTGGTCATCGCCATGACCCCATCATAGAATCATGGGATGAATTTGACCCCGGTGCCGCGGGAGACCTTGTCCGGGCAGGTCATCGCCCGGCTCCGGCAGCAGATCACCTCGGGCGCATGGCCGGTCGGCTCGCGCATCCCGACCGAGCCGGAGCTGGTCGCGCAGCTCGGCGTGGCCCGCAACACGGTCCGCGAGGCGGTCCGGGCCCTCGCCCACAACGGGCTGCTCGACATCCGCCAGGGCTCGGGGACGTACGTGGCCGCCACCAGCGAGCTGGCCGGAGTCATGCAGCGACGCTTCGCGGCCGCCGACCCGGCGCACGTCCGGGAGCTGCGCGGCACGCTCGAGACCGCCGCGGCCGGAATGGCGGCGCGCCGCCGTACCGACGCGGACCTCAAACTCCTCTCGACCCTGTACGACCAGCGCGAACAGGCGTGGTCGGGCGGCGAGCGCGACGCTTTCGTGGACGCGGACTCGGCGTTCCACCTGGCTGTCGTGGCGGCCTCGCACAACGAGGTGCTGATCGAGCTCTACGCCGACCTGGGGCAGGTCATCCGCGAGTCGCTGCGCGGGCACTTCGGCGCCTCGCTGCGCCCGGAGGAGTACATGGACCACAGCCGCCTGCTGGAGGCCGTACGCGCCGGCGACGCCGAGGCCGCATCGTCCGAGGCAGCCACGTACACGGCGACCTGCGAGTGATCAGGCAGCGATCTTGGCGGGCGGTTCGCGGTCGAGCGGCTCGCTGGGCACCAGGCTGAGCCGCGGCCGCGGTCCCACCCGCACCCGCAGCCGGTCGCCGCTGGTCCGGAGCTGCCAGGTCAGCGCCACGATCCCCGCGACGAGGCAGAACATCCCCGCCGCCCAGATGCTCGACGGCACCCCGAAGCGCTCGCCCCACCAGCCGACCAGAGAGGCGCCGATCGGCGTGGTGCCGAGGAACACGAGCACGTAGAGCGCCATCACGCGGCCGCGGTAGCGGGCGTCCACGCCCATCTGCACGCGGTGGTTGGCGGCCTGCGCGAGGTAGATCGAGAAGAAGCCGGTC carries:
- a CDS encoding FadR/GntR family transcriptional regulator yields the protein MNLTPVPRETLSGQVIARLRQQITSGAWPVGSRIPTEPELVAQLGVARNTVREAVRALAHNGLLDIRQGSGTYVAATSELAGVMQRRFAAADPAHVRELRGTLETAAAGMAARRRTDADLKLLSTLYDQREQAWSGGERDAFVDADSAFHLAVVAASHNEVLIELYADLGQVIRESLRGHFGASLRPEEYMDHSRLLEAVRAGDAEAASSEAATYTATCE
- a CDS encoding MFS transporter — translated: MAMTSTDRADTRRRATPVLAVTALVLAAINLRPAVTSLGPVLEEVRASLGMSAAVAGLLTSVPAVCFALIGSTAPMLARRWGTGGAVAVGAVALVLGLAVRPFAGGTALFIALTALALAGIALANVLLPVVVKQRFPLKVGAMTGLYSVALNLGASTAAAVTVPLTGVLGGDWRLGLGVWALVAAVAVPPWIMLARDRVREDPQAAADVAPDMRLRHQPVAWALAVYFGLQSTAAYVIMGWLPQVFRDAGLSASTAGLLFAVTSVLGVPLSFALSAVAGRLPRQSGIAVGTGLFGIAGYAGLWAAPAAAPWVWAVLLGVSNCAFPLALTMIALRGRNTAVVVRLSAFAQSTGYLLSIPGPIIVGALYQHSGSWRVPLVLMAVLMVPQMIAGFLAGRDRQIG